One segment of Capillibacterium thermochitinicola DNA contains the following:
- a CDS encoding carbohydrate ABC transporter permease, whose translation MNYNMMILQPEAERVRRRKALLNNLKGYAFIAPNFLLMLVFHAFPVLFSLLLAFTDWDLLSGFSNLQFNGLANFVNMPKDPWFVRSLFNNFYYTLVVVPGTIVLSLLLAVLIHDFAYCKGLFRLVNFIPFISNIVAVSLVWSLLYSKYGPIVGFLKSIGVSDPPAFLANRYWAMPAIIFMSIWMQLGYYALIFGAGLQNIPGEIYEASMIDGANWWQRFFYIILPMLAPTTFFVLISLVIASFKVFSQIQVMTDGGPFGSTSVLVYYIYTSAFKYYKFGYASAMAIVLFVIIFLFTLVQWRGQKKWQLF comes from the coding sequence ATGAATTACAACATGATGATTTTACAGCCGGAAGCCGAGAGGGTCCGCAGGAGAAAGGCGCTTCTGAACAACCTGAAAGGATACGCATTTATCGCTCCGAATTTTCTGCTGATGCTGGTTTTTCACGCCTTTCCGGTTTTGTTCTCCCTCCTGCTTGCCTTTACGGATTGGGACCTGTTGTCAGGTTTTTCTAATCTTCAATTTAACGGGTTGGCCAACTTCGTCAATATGCCGAAAGACCCATGGTTTGTGCGTTCGTTGTTCAACAATTTCTATTATACTTTAGTGGTTGTTCCCGGGACCATCGTGCTGTCCCTCCTTTTGGCGGTGCTCATTCATGATTTTGCCTACTGTAAGGGGCTTTTTCGTTTAGTGAACTTCATTCCCTTTATCTCCAATATCGTTGCCGTTTCCCTCGTCTGGTCCCTGCTTTACAGTAAGTATGGACCAATCGTCGGCTTTTTAAAGTCGATCGGGGTGAGTGACCCGCCTGCTTTTTTGGCGAACCGCTACTGGGCTATGCCGGCCATCATCTTTATGTCCATCTGGATGCAACTTGGTTATTACGCGCTGATCTTTGGGGCCGGCTTGCAAAACATTCCCGGTGAAATCTATGAAGCTTCCATGATCGATGGGGCCAATTGGTGGCAGCGGTTTTTCTATATTATCCTCCCCATGCTGGCGCCAACCACCTTCTTTGTGCTGATCAGTTTGGTGATCGCTTCGTTTAAAGTGTTCAGTCAAATTCAAGTCATGACCGACGGCGGACCGTTCGGTTCAACTTCCGTTTTGGTCTATTATATCTACACCTCCGCTTTTAAATACTACAAATTTGGTTACGCTTCGGCCATGGCGATCGTCCTGTTCGTTATCATCTTCCTCTTTACTTTGGTACAATGGAGGGGGCAGAAGAAATGGCAGCTCTTTTAA
- a CDS encoding carbohydrate ABC transporter permease, protein MAALLKGKNRTVVVRLLVTAALIVFSISMLLPLLWMLSASFKKPGDIWKFPVEWIPPYWYPDNYRYIFRKETSVFLMYFNSIKVTVINVFGSLLTSSLAAYAYARMKFKGKEVLFLTVLATLMIPNQVLYVPRFVMFRWLDQFIPMMNSHNALILPGLYAPLGMFLLRQFYMQVPNELSESAIIDGAGDLTIWWRIIMPISKPALATFAVIVFSHHWNDYETPLIFIRSRHLFTIPLGLANFADENGQLYHYIMALSTIAIIPLIIVFLAGQKQFIRGMIAGALKG, encoded by the coding sequence ATGGCAGCTCTTTTAAAAGGCAAAAACAGAACAGTCGTGGTTCGATTGCTGGTTACGGCGGCGCTAATTGTCTTTTCCATCTCCATGCTTCTGCCTTTACTCTGGATGCTTTCCGCTTCTTTTAAAAAACCGGGCGACATCTGGAAGTTCCCGGTGGAATGGATACCGCCTTATTGGTATCCGGATAATTACCGGTATATTTTCCGGAAAGAAACTTCCGTTTTCCTGATGTATTTTAACTCAATCAAGGTGACGGTGATTAATGTTTTCGGGTCACTGTTGACCAGTTCATTGGCGGCCTACGCCTACGCGCGGATGAAATTCAAGGGTAAAGAAGTGCTCTTCCTCACGGTTCTGGCCACCTTGATGATCCCCAATCAAGTATTATACGTGCCGCGCTTTGTCATGTTTCGCTGGTTAGATCAGTTTATTCCGATGATGAACAGCCATAATGCCCTGATCTTGCCCGGCCTTTATGCGCCGCTGGGGATGTTTCTGCTGCGCCAGTTTTACATGCAGGTTCCGAATGAATTATCGGAATCGGCCATCATTGACGGGGCGGGCGATTTGACCATCTGGTGGCGGATCATCATGCCCATTTCCAAACCGGCGCTGGCCACCTTTGCCGTGATTGTTTTTTCCCACCACTGGAATGATTACGAAACGCCGCTCATTTTTATCCGGAGCCGTCATTTGTTTACGATCCCCTTGGGCCTGGCCAACTTTGCCGATGAAAACGGGCAGTTGTATCACTACATAATGGCTTTATCCACGATTGCCATTATCCCCTTAATCATCGTATTTCTGGCCGGGCAGAAACAGTTTATCAGGGGCATGATTGCCGGCGCTCTAAAGGGCTGA
- a CDS encoding FAD-dependent oxidoreductase, which yields MANNYDIIVSGGGPGGIAAAVSAARQGKKVLLVERYGFLGGGATAMLVNPFMTYFAGQRQIVKGIFQEVVERLTRLGAFGNSRMPVTPWAFDAEMFKLVADQLCLENRVEVLFHASVVGAKKRGKEIKALVVATKEGLKKLTATLYIDATGDGDVAYFAGAKVEKGRRQDGLCQPMTLNFQVANVDLDKMPSREEMTAKYRAAKANGLINCPREDVLFFYTTNPGVVHFNQTRVLQCDGTRAADLSMAELEGRRQCWEFFQWLKAHVPGFEFAYLQKMAPQIGVRETRRVIGEYVLTEEDLMSARKFPDVVACGSYPVDIHNPQGEGTIMRYLPEGEWYDIPYRALLPLGIDNLLIAGRSISSTHEAHSSLRVMPIVFAIGQAAGTAAALSVAAGRPPRQLDYRLLQKELLTQGAFLGAE from the coding sequence ATGGCGAACAATTACGACATTATCGTCAGCGGCGGGGGCCCGGGGGGAATCGCGGCGGCGGTGAGTGCCGCCCGGCAAGGGAAGAAGGTTCTTTTGGTCGAACGGTACGGCTTTTTGGGGGGCGGCGCCACGGCGATGCTGGTCAATCCGTTCATGACCTATTTCGCCGGCCAGCGCCAGATTGTCAAGGGAATCTTTCAAGAGGTTGTGGAACGCTTAACGCGGCTGGGGGCCTTCGGCAACAGCCGGATGCCGGTGACGCCCTGGGCTTTTGATGCCGAAATGTTCAAGCTTGTCGCCGATCAATTGTGCCTGGAAAACCGGGTGGAAGTGCTTTTTCACGCTTCGGTGGTTGGGGCGAAGAAAAGAGGAAAAGAGATTAAAGCGCTTGTGGTCGCCACCAAAGAAGGATTGAAAAAGTTAACGGCTACGCTGTACATCGATGCGACCGGTGACGGGGATGTGGCTTATTTTGCCGGGGCGAAAGTGGAAAAAGGCCGTAGGCAGGACGGGTTGTGCCAGCCGATGACCCTAAATTTCCAAGTCGCCAATGTTGACCTGGATAAAATGCCTTCCCGGGAGGAAATGACGGCCAAATACCGGGCGGCGAAAGCAAATGGGCTTATTAACTGCCCACGGGAGGACGTCCTCTTCTTCTACACAACCAATCCCGGTGTGGTCCACTTTAACCAAACAAGAGTTTTACAGTGCGACGGGACCCGTGCGGCCGATTTAAGCATGGCCGAATTGGAGGGGCGCCGCCAGTGTTGGGAGTTTTTCCAGTGGTTAAAGGCGCATGTACCCGGATTTGAATTTGCCTATCTTCAAAAGATGGCCCCCCAGATTGGCGTCAGAGAAACACGCCGGGTGATCGGCGAGTATGTGCTCACGGAAGAAGATTTGATGTCGGCAAGGAAGTTTCCGGACGTGGTTGCCTGCGGAAGCTATCCGGTGGATATCCATAACCCGCAGGGCGAAGGGACGATCATGCGGTATTTGCCGGAAGGTGAGTGGTATGACATCCCTTACCGGGCGCTTCTTCCTTTGGGAATTGACAATCTGTTAATCGCCGGACGTTCCATCTCGTCCACCCATGAAGCCCATTCTTCCTTACGGGTCATGCCCATCGTTTTTGCCATTGGGCAGGCTGCCGGCACCGCGGCAGCCCTGAGCGTGGCGGCTGGGCGGCCGCCGCGCCAGCTCGATTACCGTTTGTTACAGAAGGAGCTCTTAACGCAAGGGGCTTTTTTGGGGGCGGAATAA